AACTTACCTGTCCACCTGTACCGTCGCCTCTTTCAAAATCACCTCCTTGGACCATAAAATCCGGGATGATTCGATGGAATAACGTTCCCTTGTAGTTGAACCCTTTTGGTAGAGGAGTACCATCGGGTTTCTGCGATCATGGTAATTGGTTGAGGAGTCAATATGATAGTCATTTGGATTGGTTGGTAACACTATGTCCGTGCTGGTCTTGTGGGGGGAAATATCGCGCTCACCTTGCCCGTACAGAGACTTCTGAAATTCGCTGAAGTCTTGGGTGTGACGTCGTCGTATAGTTTGAACTCGATCTTGCCTAGTTCTTTGCCTGATATACCAAGTcaaggagggaatgaggaATCGGTAAAAATCAGAATTGATCGTTTGAAATTGCCATGTTGGAGATAGGTACTCACCATTAACAGCCACGACGACGAAGACGTTACTAGAACCAAAGAGGACGAATCAAAGTGAGTACAATATCATCCCTTCAAGATGGTCATGTATGGCGTACGAGTACGACTCACGGTAATGGTGCTTTATCGGACATCTTGAAATAAGTTATGAGATGTGACCTTTGTTTGGCTGATGTACTTGACAAGTTACCTGGTGGATTGTATTTATATCCGTGTGTTTGCTGGATGGAAGCCTCCCCTTATATACCTTGAAGTCGAGTCAATCTTCCGTGGCTATGATGAGATCATACTTGTCTCCCATCAGCGAACAGAGAATCCTTTGTCATCAGTTATGCCAGACTTCCTTTGTTCACCTTTCACCGTTCACCGAGCTTGGGAATTCATGCCATGACGTTGACGTTGACTCCGCTCTTAACTCGGTTTAAGGGTCATGGTCGTGGTCATGGTCCTTGGACCTCTGATGGAAGGCAGACTATCCGTTGGCGTTGGAGGTATTGCACAGCTTCTCGTATCCGTTTGAAGGGACATGCATGCATTCCCTTATGGTACCTACGGACTTAAGATGTATCTTTTTTATCACTTGACACCTCGTCAATTGTGGCGCAACGACGTGTCAGCCATAAGCGGTTGTCTCAGCTTGATCATGTCACTTGGCGAGTCTCAGAAGATCAACTGTACGTCAGTATGAGCAATTGTTTAGTCTCATTTATAGACTGCTTTTGGTCCGCAGAATCCAGCGATCACGTTCCTTCTTTATTCCGATAGCATCACACTACCAAAACATATTTTAGTTTGTCACCTCGCAAGAGATCTACTACAGTACGAACATCCTCCTTTCTATAATTCGAATCATCACTACGCTGCTTACAAGGCGGAAGCACCCTGAAACATCATACGTAGTTAGCGACAGCACCAGTGATGGACAATAAAAAAGGTAgggatcactcacagtaATGATATCGATAAGTTCGTTGGTAATGACGGCTTGTCGACCTCTGTTGTATTGGAGTTGGAGGGAGGCCATCATGTCGTTGGCGTTCTGCGATCGTGCAAAGAATGTCAGCATGAGTGTGTTCGTGGAACACATCAACCAAAATCATGGTGCCTGCGTGCGTATCAACCGAATGGTGTATAGATCACGGGACACTAGAAGAAGCAGACACCCACGTTAGAAGCGTTCTCCATGGCAGTTCGTCTAGCAGAGATCTCGGCGGCGTGACCCTCAACAAGAGCAGTGTAGATAGCGTTGGCAAGGGCGAATTCGGCGAGGTCCTTGGAgacatcctcttccatctcgtAGGCTTGGAAACCGGCAGCGGCTTGGAGGGCCTTGGCGGAGATGACGGAGGTTACACCGGATTCGTATGAGATGGCGGAGAGGTACTTGTTGGAGACGATTTTGATCTAGCACAGTAGAAGAGAGTTAGCGTTGAGTTATGTGATAACGATGCAATATACCATCATGTGCGTCTGATGtatgaaggtgaaggtgtgATTAGACGATGAGACGACCgtgacccacctcatcccattcaccaccGTTCTTAACGATCTCATCGGCAATAGCTGAAGCCTCAGCAAAGGTAGGCACATCTTTACCGACAGAGTTGAAAGTGACCTTGAAAGCTTGGGGCATGGCTCTGGCCAATTGAGATTTGGGCTTATCACCGACGACGGCCAAGG
The sequence above is a segment of the Kwoniella bestiolae CBS 10118 chromosome 8, complete sequence genome. Coding sequences within it:
- a CDS encoding ATP synthase F1, gamma subunit; amino-acid sequence: MFARSVRPALNVARVAQQQSQGMATLREIEQRLKSVRNIEKITKSMKVVASTKLTRAEKAMKEAKKYGAANNELFKHTEISESEEAPKILYVGISSDGGLCGGIHSSISRAIKKEMAANPGTLAVVGDKPKSQLARAMPQAFKVTFNSVGKDVPTFAEASAIADEIVKNGGEWDEIKIVSNKYLSAISYESGVTSVISAKALQAAAGFQAYEMEEDVSKDLAEFALANAIYTALVEGHAAEISARRTAMENASNNANDMMASLQLQYNRGRQAVITNELIDIITGASAL